The sequence below is a genomic window from Granulicatella elegans.
GATTGATGTGATGTTTAATGGAGTTATCATTTTTTGAATTTTTCATTTTCATAATTATTTGAGAAATAGAAGATAATGTTCGATGTATTTCTAGAGTGCTTTCTGAATTATACGATTCAGTTTTTAGATAATCATATTTATTTGGATATCTCTCTATCAAAAAAACGGTTTTTATACCGCTTTTATTTACCTGAAACCAACAAAAAGAAGCAAAGAAATATACTCAAACATTTCTTTGCTTCTTTATTCTTAATGTTGTTTCTTTAATTGTCGTTGTGCGGCTAATTCAATCATACGATCAGCGAGGTGTTGGTTTCGAACGAGCAGTGGTCCATGGAAGTATGAGCAGAAGACATTTCTGTAATGCACACCTTCTGTTTTATCTTCGTCATTATTTCCATTTCCGCTAGTGACGGTACCTAATGGTTTAAGTCCTTTGCAGAGATAGGTTCTTCCGATGTGGTTTTCGTAACCAACATATGTTTCTCCTGTTTCTTCATCGTAAATTGTAATATCTCCGATAAATCGGTGGTCAAATTGACCATTTGTATAGCAATCAATGGCTCCAATTCCATCTAATTTTTCACCGGCCGCATTGATGTAGTAACGTCCTAATAATTGGAAGCCACCGCAAATTCCTAAAAAAACGCCATCGTCTTCGATGAAGTGAATTAAGTCGTTTTTTTTAGATTGTAAGTCTTTGGCAACGATGGTTTGTTCATAGTCTTGTCCACCACCGAACATGACGATGTCAAAGTCTTCAGGATTAAATGGGTCTCCTAAACTAATCAATGTCGTTTCGACCTCATAGCCTAGCTTTTTGGCGCGATATTGGAGCATTAGTAGATTCCCATTATCTCCATAAGTATTCATTAAATTTCCGTATAAATGACAAATTCTGATTTTCATGAAGTCATTCCCTCTTTCAAGTAACCGTGTTTCGCTAAGTCTTTACGGAGTTGTAATAATGCCGTATACGTTGCTAAAATATTAATTTTTTTCGTTGGTACTGATTTTAATTTTTCAATTAAGGCATCATTGTTTTCTGTTTTTGTGAGAGTTGTAAATCCTGCAACTTCCATTCGAGTTTCTAAGTCATCAACTCGAAGTCCGCCAATGTATGTTTTTTTTGGAGTAAGTTTTGCGAGTTCTTCAAATTCACCATCCCAGATCCAACTAATATCTTGTCCATCTGCATAATTATCGTTTAATAAGACAGCCAGTGAAAAATCTTCTTTTTCATAGCCAAGTAGTTGGATAATTTGGTTAAATCCTACTGGATTTTTAATTAAATTAATCATGACTTCTTTGTCTTCAAATGTAAAGGTTTCTTGACGACCGAAGACTCTTTGCGCTTGTCCAAATCCTGCTTGGATTTCTTCAGGAGTTAAGCCAAAAAATCTAGCAGCAGCATAGGCACTTAGTGCATTATAAATATTATAAAGTCCTCCAATTGGAAGTGAAAAATCAAATCCATCAATTTTGAAAGAAGATTTTGTCAGAGATAATTCTGTTAATTCTGTGACCGCATAGTCTAATTCAGGGCGTTTGAAATCTCCGTTTGGGCAGTAGTATTTTCCTAAATTACTATATGTAATAAAATGATATTGTAAAATGGAATGGCAATGTGGACATAAAATACCGTCCGTATTGTAGTGTGCTTGATAGTGACCATCTTCTGCATGATCAAATCCAAAATACAGTCTTGGATTTGGAAGAGTATCACTATTGAAAATTGGTGCATCTCCATTTGATAGAATAGTAGCCTCAGGAGCAAAGCTTGCACCGTCTAACATATATTGGTAAGTTGTATAAATTTCGCCGAAACGATCCATTTGATCACGGAAAATATTTGTAAATACGAATAATTTTGGTTGAATAAATGGTGTAATATGTTTAATCGTTGCTTCGTCTACTTCTAATACAGCAATATTTTTTTCACCTTTAACAGGTGTATGATTTAAAAAAGTAGAAACAATTCCTTGTGTTAAATTTGCTCCTGTTGGATTTGTTAAAATATTGGGGTATTTTTGTTTTAATAATTGAACGATTAAAGAAGTCGTTAATGTCTTTCCATTTGTCCCACTAACAATAATGACTTCATAATGGTCTGATAAATGTTTTAAAATATGTGGATCAATAGCATGAGCTACTTTTCCTGGGAAGCTACTTCCACCATTTGTAAAAGTTTGAAGTGCCCAGCGAGTTAATTTCCCCGCTTCAATAGCAAATTTGGTACGTATATTCACGAAACGTGCATCCTTTCAAAAAATATTCGTCTTTATTGTAGCATAAAATGACTGAAAAGGAATACAATTCGCTTGTTTTCTAATTAAGAAATGAATAAGAATTTGTTTGGAATTATATGAAAAAGTTCATAGTGCTTTTTTATAGTTTTTCGTTGCACAACTTTCGATATTATCGTAAGATGTTAAGGGAATATGAAAAGTGTCAGGAGGTTAAAATTGTGGCACAATTATTTTTTAAATACGGTGCAATGAATAGTGGAAAGTCGATTGAAATTTTAAAAGTTGCTCATAATTATGAAGAACAAAATAAATCTGTATTATTATTTACCAGTGCAATCGATGATCGTGATGAAGTAGGATATGTTTCTAGTCGTATTGGAATTCGAAGACAAGCGATTCCGATTTATGATGCAACAGATATTATTTCCATTGTAAAAGAACAAGAGGTAAAACCTGCTTGTATTTTAATTGATGAGTCTCAATTTTTAAGTAGAGAACATATTTTAGATTTAGCACATATAGTAGATATTTTGGATATTCCAGTAATGGCTTTTGGCTTAAAAAATGATTTCCAAAATGAATTATTTACCGGCTCTAAATATTTATTATTATATGCTGATAAAATTGAGGAAATTAAAACGATTTGCTGGTACTGCCATAAAAAGGCAAGTATGAATATGCGTGTTGTAGATGGAAAACCTGTTTATACAGGTGAACAAATTCAAATTGGTGGGAATGAATCGTATTATCCCGTATGCCGTTATCATTATTCACACCCAGGTAAAGAAAGATCTTAAGGAGGAAATTATGTTTGATCAATTAGATAGTTTTATTATTCGCTATGATGAGTTATCTGAGTTATTAAGTGACCCAGATGTTATTAGCGACACAAAACGTTTCATGGAATTAACAAAAGAAGAGTCTAATTTGCGTCCGAAAGTTGAAACTTTTAAACGTTATCAGCAAGTAGTGGAAGAAATTGGCGATACAGAAGAAATGTTAGGAGAAGGCTTAGATAGTGAAATGGCTGAAATGGCTAAAGAAGAATTAGCTTCTCTTAAAAAAGAAAAAGTAGAATTAGAAGAAAAAATTAAATTCTTATTATTACCAGAAGATCCAAATGATGGTAAAAACATTATTATGGAAATTCGTGGGGCTGCTGGTGGAGATGAAGCAGCATTATTTGCGGGAGATTTATTATCCATGTACCAAAAATATGCTGAGTCACAAGGTTGGCGTGTAGAAGTGATGGATGCTAACATTACAGGTATCGGTGGATATAAAGAAGTTATTTTAATGATTACAGGGGATAATGTATTCTCAAAATTAAAATATGAATCAGGAGCTCATCGTGTGCAACGTGTTCCTTCAACAGAATCACAAGGGCGTGTTCATACATCAACTGCAACAGTTGTAGTGATGCCTGAAGCTGAAGAAGTAGAGATTGAATTAGAAGATAAAGATATTCGTGTAGATATTTATCATGCTTCTGGTGCGGGTGGACAACACGTTAATAAAACAGCTTCTGCCGTTCGCTTAACTCACTTACCAACAGGTATTGTCGTAGCCATGCAAGATGAACGTTCTCAATTAAAAAATAGAGAGAAAGCGATGAAAGTATTACGTGCTCGTGTCTACGATAAAATCTCTCAAGAAGCTCAATCAGAATATGATGCAAATAGAAAATCTGCCGTTGGTACAGGGGATCGTTCAGAACGTATTCGTACATACAATTTCCCTCAAAACCGTGTGACAGATCACCGAATTGGATTAACGTTACAAAAATTAGACCAAGTTCTTGCAGGAAAAATTGATGAAATTGTCGATGCATTAATTTTATACGATCACACTGAAAAATTGGAGCAATTAAATAATGGAAATAACTAATCCAACGAATCAGGAAGTCCTAGTTAGGGCTTCTTGTTTTTTACAAGAAAGACAACCTTCTTTTTCGAAAGAAGATTGTGAATGGTATGCTCGCCAATTAAGCTTATATTTGAATCAGTGGACGATGACAGAGTTACTCATTCATTTGAATCAGCCTGCAGTAATTGGATTATGGGGAAAGATGGAACCACTACTCATTCGTTTATCAAATTTTGAACCATTGCAATATATTACAAAGCAAGCTGAGTTTTATGGACGAGAATTTATTGTGAGCCCTGACACTTTAATTCCAAGACCTGAGACAGAAGAATTAGTTGAAAAAATTATTGTCTTTTTAACTGAACATTCTAGTGGAAAAGTGTTAGAAATTGGAGTAGGGACAGGTTGTATCATTCATACATTAGCTTTAGAATGTCCTGGATTTTCTTATCAAGGTGTGGATATTTCAGAAGGAGCGCTTGAAGTTGCTAAGAAAAATCAAGAGAAATATCAGATAGAAAATGTTTCTTTATATCGAAGCGATGTATTTCAAGAAGTTTCTCCTCAAAAATTTGTATGTATGATTAGTAATCCTCCTTATATTGATGTTTTAGAGAAAAATGTGATGGATGAATCGGTTTTACGCTTTGAACCAGAAGTAGCTCTTTTTGCAGAAGATAAGGGGTTAGCGATTTACCGTAATATTGCAGAACATTTAGAAACTTATTTATTAGAGGAAGGTCAAGCCTTTTTTGAAATTGGATTCCAGCAAGGAAAAGTTGTTCAGCAATTATTTAAACAGTATTGTCCAAATCGAAAAGTGAGTATTCATAAAGATTTATCAGGAAATGACCGAATGATTATTGTAGGAAGGAGGAGGTAACATGAAAACAAAAATTTTTCATCAAGAAACATTAGACAAAGCAGCTTTTTTATTGAAAGAAGGAGAAGTTGTCGCTTTTCCAACAGAAACGGTGTATGGATTAGGAGCGATTGCAACAAGCCAAGAGGCGGTCTTAAAAGTATTTGAAGCAAAGGGCAGACCAAGTGATAATCCATTAATTGTTCATGTTCATTCTGTAGACCAAGTCATGGATACCGTTGAAGAATTTCCAGAAAGTGCAAAATTATTAGCGAAACATTTCTGGCCAGGGCCATTAACGATGATTTTAAAAGCGAAACCTGGTATTTATGCACCTGCATTATCAGCTGGACTACCTACTGTATCATTTAGAATGCCAAATCATGAGTTGACATTATCATTAATTGAACAAGTTGGAGTTCCATTAGTGGGTCCAAGCGCCAATCAATCGACAAAACCAAGTCCGACAAGAGTTCAACATGTGACGGAAGATATGGATGGAAGAATTGCGGGTATCGTAGATGGTGGAGATACAAGTGTAGGCGTTGAATCTACAGTAATTGATTTAACAAATGAAGAAGGTCCCGTTATTCTACGACCTGGAGTCATTACAAAAGAAGAAATTGAACCAATTATCGGGCCATTAGTGGAATATATGAAAACAACAACGGGGGAAAAAGTAATTCCTAAATCTCCAGGGATGAAATATCGTCACTATGCTCCAACTACCCCTGTCGTTGTGGTGGAAGGTTCTTTAGAGTTTTGGCATCAATTGATTGAAGAATATCAAGCAAAAGGTGAAAAAGTTGCAGTTATGGCATCGGATGATATTTTAGATGCAGTGAGTTCAACTGTAAATGAGTCTTATTCATTAGGCAAAAAAGATTCAGTTGCAGATATGAATCATCATTTATTTCATGCATTGCGCTCGTTAGATCATACCGATGCGACTATTATTTTAGCGCAAGCAAGTGTCAAAAAGGGCGCGGGATTAGCGTATATGAATCGCTTAGAAAAAGCGTCTAGTAGTACTAAAAAAGAAAGATAGAATAATGTTCTAGTATAGTGGAACACAAAAGTTACTAATTTTGATGATACTGTTAAACTATGTTAGAATAATTCTATAGAAGAAAAAAGGAGTGAAGCCAATGACACAATTTAAAGAAGACATACTTGTGTTTGAAGCGATTGAAAAAGAAGCTTTGCGTCAAAAGCATGGCATTGAATTAATTGCTTCAGAAAACTTCGTTTCACCTGCTGTATTAAGAGCGCAAGGTAGCATTTTAACAAATAAATATGCTGAAGGTTACCCGAATCGTCGTTACTATGGCGGATGTGAATATGTCGATGTAATTGAACAATTAGCAATCGACCGTGTAAAAGAATTATTTGGAGCGGAATATGCCAATGTTCAACCCCATTCTGGTTCTCAAGCGAATATGGCGGCTTATCGAGCGCTTGTTTCAAAAGGAGATAAAATTTTAGGAATGGATTTAAGTCATGGTGGACATTTAACTCATGGAATGGGAGTTAACTTCTCTGGTCAAGATTATGATTTTATTGCGTATGGATTGAATCCAGAAACAGAAATGATTGATTATGATGCCTTAGAAGAAATTGCTAAAACAGAACGTCCAAAACTAATTGTTGCAGGAGCTTCTGCTTATCCAAGAGAAATTGATTTCAAACGTATTAGTGAAATTGCCAAAAGTATTGATGCTTATTTCATGGTAGATATGGCGCATATTGCAGGATTAGTGGCAAAAGGAGCTCACCAAAATCCAGTACCGTATGCAGATGTTGTCACTTCAACAACGCATAAAACATTACGCGGACCAAGAGGTGGTTTAATTTTAACGAAACAAGAATTTGCGAAAAAAATTAATAGTGCTATCTTCCCAGGTATTCAAGGGGGACCATTAGAACATGTAATTGCAGCAAAAGCAGTTGCGTTCCATGAAGCACTTCAACCGGCTTTTGGAGAGTATATCAAACATGTCGTTGAAAATGCAAAAGCAATGGCGGAAGTCTTTAATGAAAGTGGAATCCGTCCAATTTCTGGGGGAACAGATAATCATTTATTATTACTAGATATTACTTCTACTGGCTTGAACGGGAAAGAAGCTCAAGAATTATTAGATAGTGTAGGAATTACAGTGAATAAAAATTCCATTCCATTTGATCCACTGCCACCAATGAAAACAAGTGGTATTCGTGTAGGAACAGCAGCTATTACTACTCGTGGCTTTAATAAAGAAGCAGCGAAGAAAGTGGCAAAATTAATTGTAGAAACACTAGCTCATGCAACTGATGAAGGGAAGTTAGACGAAGTTCGTCAATCTGTACAAGAGTTGACAAAACAATTTCCGTTATATGAATAACACAATGTAATCAGTCACATTAATTATGAAAACACTATTTTCTTAATGAAATTTTAAGGAAAAAAAGAGTTTTTTCCTATTTATATACTAGTATTTTGATTGTTTTTTTTGTAGAATAACAGATAGTGAAAATATATTGTGGAAGGGGCAAGCAAGATGGGTAATTTTCATGTGTTAGATCATCCGTTAATCCAACATAAATTAACGATGATTCGACAAAAAGATTGTGGAACAAAAGTCTTTCGTGAGGTTGTAAATGAAATTTCAATGTTGATGGCATATGAAGTTTCAAGAGATTTACCATTAGAGGATGTGGAGATTGAAACACCTTTAGTGAAAACAACACTGAAAACTTTAGCTGGGAAAAAAGTTGCCATTATTCCTATTTTACGTGCTGGTTTAGGAATGGTTGACGGAATTTTAGAATTAATTCCAGCTGCCAAAATTGGACATGTCGGAATGTATCGTGATCATGATACATTACAACCTGTTGAGTATTTCGTTAAATTGCCTTCAGATATTTCTGAAAGACAATTATTTGTAGTTGACCCAATGTTAGCTACAGGGGGATCGGCAGTGGCTGCGATTGATGCGTTATTAAAACGTGGAGCGCATCCGCGATCGATTAAGTTTTGTTGTCTTGTAGCAGCGCCAGAAGGAGTAAAAGTTCTTCAAGAAGCGCATCCGGAAATCGATATTTATGCTGCGGCATTAGATGAGCGATTAGACGAAAATGGCTATATCCTTCCGGGATTGGGCGATGCTGGTGATCGCCTATTTGGAACCAAATAAATAAAATCATAGTCACGCTTTTGCGTCTGACTATTGCCATGAAATCTGACAATAATCACCGTTTAAGCAATGCATGCGATAGGTGAAAATTGTCAGTTTTTTATTTGGAATAAATAAGGGAGTATGAGTTATGGAAGCTTTACCAAAAACGATAGAATTTTTTGGTTTGTCTTTTTCAGTTCCAATCTTACTTTCTTGTCTTGTAACATTATTAGTGGTAACAATTTTTTCAATTGTATCTGCAAGAAATGTTTCTATGAAACCAGGAAAGATGCAAAATGTTTTTGAATCTCTGATGGACTTCACAAAAGGGATTGTAAACAGTGCAGTAGATGAAGAAACGGGCAAGTCATATTACTTATATGTATTTTCACTCTTCTCATTTATTTTAATCGCCAATATGGTCGGTTTGGTCATTTATTTCCATTATGGAGAACATAGTTATTTTGCTTCTCCAACGGCAAGTCCGGTTGTGTGTTTGGCGTTATCATTGATGACGACATTAATTGCACACTATTCCGGTGTTCAAAAAATGGGATTTAAAGGCTATATTAAAAACTCTTATTTGAGTCCAATGTCTTTAATGTTACCGATTAAATTAATTGAAGAGTTTACAAATACAATTACACTTGCATTCCGTCTTTAC
It includes:
- a CDS encoding type 1 glutamine amidotransferase → MKIRICHLYGNLMNTYGDNGNLLMLQYRAKKLGYEVETTLISLGDPFNPEDFDIVMFGGGQDYEQTIVAKDLQSKKNDLIHFIEDDGVFLGICGGFQLLGRYYINAAGEKLDGIGAIDCYTNGQFDHRFIGDITIYDEETGETYVGYENHIGRTYLCKGLKPLGTVTSGNGNNDEDKTEGVHYRNVFCSYFHGPLLVRNQHLADRMIELAAQRQLKKQH
- a CDS encoding Mur ligase family protein, which codes for MNIRTKFAIEAGKLTRWALQTFTNGGSSFPGKVAHAIDPHILKHLSDHYEVIIVSGTNGKTLTTSLIVQLLKQKYPNILTNPTGANLTQGIVSTFLNHTPVKGEKNIAVLEVDEATIKHITPFIQPKLFVFTNIFRDQMDRFGEIYTTYQYMLDGASFAPEATILSNGDAPIFNSDTLPNPRLYFGFDHAEDGHYQAHYNTDGILCPHCHSILQYHFITYSNLGKYYCPNGDFKRPELDYAVTELTELSLTKSSFKIDGFDFSLPIGGLYNIYNALSAYAAARFFGLTPEEIQAGFGQAQRVFGRQETFTFEDKEVMINLIKNPVGFNQIIQLLGYEKEDFSLAVLLNDNYADGQDISWIWDGEFEELAKLTPKKTYIGGLRVDDLETRMEVAGFTTLTKTENNDALIEKLKSVPTKKINILATYTALLQLRKDLAKHGYLKEGMTS
- a CDS encoding thymidine kinase gives rise to the protein MAQLFFKYGAMNSGKSIEILKVAHNYEEQNKSVLLFTSAIDDRDEVGYVSSRIGIRRQAIPIYDATDIISIVKEQEVKPACILIDESQFLSREHILDLAHIVDILDIPVMAFGLKNDFQNELFTGSKYLLLYADKIEEIKTICWYCHKKASMNMRVVDGKPVYTGEQIQIGGNESYYPVCRYHYSHPGKERS
- the prfA gene encoding peptide chain release factor 1, with protein sequence MFDQLDSFIIRYDELSELLSDPDVISDTKRFMELTKEESNLRPKVETFKRYQQVVEEIGDTEEMLGEGLDSEMAEMAKEELASLKKEKVELEEKIKFLLLPEDPNDGKNIIMEIRGAAGGDEAALFAGDLLSMYQKYAESQGWRVEVMDANITGIGGYKEVILMITGDNVFSKLKYESGAHRVQRVPSTESQGRVHTSTATVVVMPEAEEVEIELEDKDIRVDIYHASGAGGQHVNKTASAVRLTHLPTGIVVAMQDERSQLKNREKAMKVLRARVYDKISQEAQSEYDANRKSAVGTGDRSERIRTYNFPQNRVTDHRIGLTLQKLDQVLAGKIDEIVDALILYDHTEKLEQLNNGNN
- the prmC gene encoding peptide chain release factor N(5)-glutamine methyltransferase, which encodes MEITNPTNQEVLVRASCFLQERQPSFSKEDCEWYARQLSLYLNQWTMTELLIHLNQPAVIGLWGKMEPLLIRLSNFEPLQYITKQAEFYGREFIVSPDTLIPRPETEELVEKIIVFLTEHSSGKVLEIGVGTGCIIHTLALECPGFSYQGVDISEGALEVAKKNQEKYQIENVSLYRSDVFQEVSPQKFVCMISNPPYIDVLEKNVMDESVLRFEPEVALFAEDKGLAIYRNIAEHLETYLLEEGQAFFEIGFQQGKVVQQLFKQYCPNRKVSIHKDLSGNDRMIIVGRRR
- a CDS encoding L-threonylcarbamoyladenylate synthase, whose amino-acid sequence is MKTKIFHQETLDKAAFLLKEGEVVAFPTETVYGLGAIATSQEAVLKVFEAKGRPSDNPLIVHVHSVDQVMDTVEEFPESAKLLAKHFWPGPLTMILKAKPGIYAPALSAGLPTVSFRMPNHELTLSLIEQVGVPLVGPSANQSTKPSPTRVQHVTEDMDGRIAGIVDGGDTSVGVESTVIDLTNEEGPVILRPGVITKEEIEPIIGPLVEYMKTTTGEKVIPKSPGMKYRHYAPTTPVVVVEGSLEFWHQLIEEYQAKGEKVAVMASDDILDAVSSTVNESYSLGKKDSVADMNHHLFHALRSLDHTDATIILAQASVKKGAGLAYMNRLEKASSSTKKER
- the glyA gene encoding serine hydroxymethyltransferase; this encodes MTQFKEDILVFEAIEKEALRQKHGIELIASENFVSPAVLRAQGSILTNKYAEGYPNRRYYGGCEYVDVIEQLAIDRVKELFGAEYANVQPHSGSQANMAAYRALVSKGDKILGMDLSHGGHLTHGMGVNFSGQDYDFIAYGLNPETEMIDYDALEEIAKTERPKLIVAGASAYPREIDFKRISEIAKSIDAYFMVDMAHIAGLVAKGAHQNPVPYADVVTSTTHKTLRGPRGGLILTKQEFAKKINSAIFPGIQGGPLEHVIAAKAVAFHEALQPAFGEYIKHVVENAKAMAEVFNESGIRPISGGTDNHLLLLDITSTGLNGKEAQELLDSVGITVNKNSIPFDPLPPMKTSGIRVGTAAITTRGFNKEAAKKVAKLIVETLAHATDEGKLDEVRQSVQELTKQFPLYE
- the upp gene encoding uracil phosphoribosyltransferase, with the translated sequence MGNFHVLDHPLIQHKLTMIRQKDCGTKVFREVVNEISMLMAYEVSRDLPLEDVEIETPLVKTTLKTLAGKKVAIIPILRAGLGMVDGILELIPAAKIGHVGMYRDHDTLQPVEYFVKLPSDISERQLFVVDPMLATGGSAVAAIDALLKRGAHPRSIKFCCLVAAPEGVKVLQEAHPEIDIYAAALDERLDENGYILPGLGDAGDRLFGTK
- the atpB gene encoding F0F1 ATP synthase subunit A; translation: MEALPKTIEFFGLSFSVPILLSCLVTLLVVTIFSIVSARNVSMKPGKMQNVFESLMDFTKGIVNSAVDEETGKSYYLYVFSLFSFILIANMVGLVIYFHYGEHSYFASPTASPVVCLALSLMTTLIAHYSGVQKMGFKGYIKNSYLSPMSLMLPIKLIEEFTNTITLAFRLYGNIYAGEVLLGLIVMFSSSFGILTYIFAIPLGIVWQGFSVVIGAIQAYVFCTLTMVYIAHKVEHE